The Acinetobacter shaoyimingii DNA segment TTTTTACAATAACACATCGTTTAAATTAACGACCTGTTTTCTCTTTTAAAAACTGGCGTGCAACCTTAATCTTATCTTTCACTGGCTTAGGAATTTTAGGTGGAATGAGTTTCGCCACTTGGTTAAACCATACCAATAGGCTGAAATCCCCTTCCATTTTAATCGTGCCATTTTGCATGCCCGTCATAAATGCAGTTGGATCACCTTTCATTAAGGTTTTAACGCCCTGCTCACTGTCAGCAAACTGTAAAATAAAGTCAGCTTTTTCTGCATCACCTGAAACAGTATCAATTTCACCATGATTGACAATAATCTGGCGGGCTACACCCAGATCTGTACCAATTTGGATACGGAACTGACGATCGTGAATCAGCTCAATAAACTTAGGACTTGTACGCGCTAATTGTTTCATGCGTAGGGCTAGACCATAAACCAAAAGGTCAAGCGGATCAGTGCTTGCATCGACAATTGGCAGTTTCACGACTGGAATTGAAGGAAATTTCATGACATTTAAGCCTGTTGTTTTAATATAAAAGAGAATCTAACCATCGTAGCATACCTTAATCTAGATACAGTTATGCTTTGTATAACAAAAGTATAAGATGAAAAAAAGGTATATCAATTGGATATACCTTTAAAGAATTTATTATTACTGTTCAGTGTACAAATCGTATTGGAAAATTAAAAACTAAAACTATTCATCTTCATAAACAGGGGTATGTTCAATATATTGACGATTCGCAAGCGCTTTTTGAGCACGACTGTCTTCACGCAATAACACGGCAGTCAATGCCATCATGGCAATACTTATCGCTGTTAAATAGCTATATGCAAGTGACATGTCCAAAACGTTCTGTATACCAAAACGCATCGCTTCTAATACACCCCAGAAAATCATGCCCGCAAACATGAAACCTAACCAGTGACGGTAAGGGGAAAAGAAAACAGTAGCCAACGCTGCAGCAATCAGACTAAAGCCGATTATTGTTGCTAAAGTCGCTGATACCATAATAACCTCCGTCAAAAATAAATTTATAGTTCAATAGCCGCTTCACATGTGTTTCACAACATCATTAAATTCATACTCTACATGTTCTTGATGTCATCTTTATGAGAGTCCATAAATTGCATTATGGTGAGTTTTGAAAAGAAAAAAAGGGGTGATGCTTTTATGAACGACACATATTGTCGCAACATTCTCTTGTCATTACATTTTTAAAAAGTCATGTTTATGTGCAGAGCTAATCTCTATCAAACTTGGCGTGTCATTACAAAAAAATACATAGTTTTTTTAAGCAAAAAATATTTTTTCCGATGCCATTTATCGGTTTTATTATTCCTTATTTTGTATTCTATAATTTATTGTTTTTGATTAATTTAATCCAAAAAAAAGCGACGATCACGTCACTTTTCTTTGCTCATATTCTTAGCGTTTAAGCTTGATTTAAATCTTTGTCGTGCACACCTAATAAATACAATACACCGTCTAAACCTACACTCGAAATGGCCTGATTGGCATTTTGACGAACCAGTGGTTTAGCTCGGAATGCCACCCCTAAACCTGCAATTGACAGCATAGGCAAATCATTGGCACCGTCACCCACAGCAATCGCTTGCTCCAGTGAAATTCCCATTTTTTCTGCAAGCTCACGCAGTAATAATGCTTTACGAGCCCCATCGACAATATGACCTTTGACTTCACCTGTCACGATGCCATTTTGTACATCTAAGATATTGGCATGAACTTCATCAATTCCGAGTTTCTCTTGTAAATATTCAGCAAAGTACTGGAAACCACCTGACAAGATTGCAGTGCGATAACCTAATGATTTGAGTGTGGAAATAAGACGTTCAGCACCTTCTGTAATGGTCAAGCGTTCTGCGATTTTCGGTAGAACTGATGCATCGAGCCCTTTGAGTAGCGCAACGCGTGCACGGAAACTTTGTTGGAAATCAAGTTCGCCTTGCATGGCACGCTCTGTGATTTCTGCAACTTGATCGCCCACACCAGCTTCAATCGCCAACTCATCAATCACTTCTTGTTCAATCAGTGTCGAATCCATGTCGAAGCACACTAAACGACGGTTACGGCGATAGGCATTATCTTCTTGCACAGCAACGTCGACATTGAGTTCGGTTGACAATCTCAAACATGCTGCACGCATTGCTGTGGCATCCAACATTTGACCTTTTAACCCAAACTCAACACATGCGCGTTTCGGTCCTTCACTGTTTCCATCACGATGAGGACGACCCGATAATCGTGTCACTGTTTCAATATTAAATCCCTGACTTGAAACAATATTTGTCACCGCTTGTAATTGTGCTGCTGTCAATTCTGGTGCTAAAGCAGTGACAATATAACGAGTCCGACCGCCTTCGCTCACCCATTGATCATAATCATTGTTTGAGATCGGTTTGAATCGAACAGTTAACCCGATATCATGTGCTAAGATAAGAATATCTTTCATGGCTAAGGCTGTTGCTGTTTGGTCTTCAGAGGCAACAACAATACCTAAAGTCAGTTGGTTATGGATAACTGCTTGCCCTACATCTAAAATTTGTAAAGAATGTACGGACAACACCTGCATCAATCGAGTAAACTGATTCGGTTGGTCAGGACCTAAAAATGAAATAAGAATGATTTCTCGCATGAATTGACTCGGTTCTGAGCTACGACAATTGCAAGAATCATAATCGAAATTGAATATATTTTCTCTGGAACTTTACGTTGAATGCGCCAAGACAAGGGCTATTTGCTAGCCTACTTATAGTTAGTTTTGCTTTGCATACCTTTTTAATGGTACTTGCAACGACTCATCAACTCAATGAAAACCGTGCCAATCAAGGTCAACTCATGACCACACAATTGGTTACCGATAGCCTCACTGAGTTGGAACCTGCAAACACTGTTTCATTGGCTTTGCTGGCAAATCGTTACGCAACCAATCCAAGTGTCGCTTATATTCGTATCTTAAATTCGAATAAACAGGTTCTTGCCACAGCGGGTTTATCAAAAACTCGTTCAGGTGAGGTTTTTGTTCGTGATGCTTTAGCCAATGAAAAGAAAGTCGGTAGCGTAGAAATTACCCTTGTTAAACCAAGTATTGGTGAAATCCTACGTACACAGTGGTTGACTATTTTAGTGTCTTTGATTATTCATGGCTTATTGTGGTTAGCGTATCGTGCGATTGCCCGACCAACGCGTAGTGAATATTTGGCTCGCTTAAACAATGAAGCGCGATTGAAACATGAAATTCAGCTTTTGACTGATGCCTTGGAGCATGAAAAGTTACAAAAAACCTTGGCAGAGTCTGAACCTAAAACCCCAGAGAAACCGCAAAGCCCAATTAAACCGACAGCGCTACGTGTTTTAGATGAAAATGCTTTAGCACTCAATATTCAGTTTTATGATCCTAAACAGTTGATTCACTCTGTGAACCAATCTGTATCCTTGCCATACTTCAACTTATGTCAAATTTTCTTGAACAAGAGTATTGATTTGTGTACGACACACTTCCAACTCAATAAAGAAGATTTTGTGCTTAACCAAGAGTTTGGTCAACAAGGTGCAATGATTACTGTTGCTGTTCAACAAAATAATACCACCCAATGTTTACTCATGATTGGTTCTGTATTCCAACTTTTATCAGAAGTGTTATACAAACGTTATCGTGAAGATAAACGCTTTGTGCTCCAAACACGTTGTGCTGTCAGCACCGCTGTGGAAGCGATGCAACTCGATGCCATTCAAGCTTCTGAACGTTTAACACATCATTTGATTGCCAAAGAAATGGCGTTGTATTTGACCAATGAACAGTTAAAACATATTGGCGATTGCTATCAATTGGTTGCGATGCCAAATCCGACCAGTGTACTGACTCGTCATGCCTTTATGATTAATGGTATGAACAGTGACTGTGCTGAATTGGCGCAGCATATGCGTACGGAAATTTTGAAAGGTAAATCAAAGCATTCTGAAATCGAAGATCAGGCTGAACGTGCTTCATAGATATAATATCTTTCAATATATAAACCAGATTTAATGCTAAATTAAATCTGGTTTTTTTATTTCATCTCATTTTAAATCAAAAAATAAACGACAAACGCTCACTCCTTGATCAAAAATACCCCATTTTCGACTTTTAGTGGCTTTTCAATACGCCAATAAGCTGTGTATAACAGAGTTCGCAAAGGGACCCTTGAAAGCATAGGCAAAATGTTTGAAAAAGCGTTAGACTATGCCTCAGTGATTTTTACTCAAATGTCAGCATGACAGAACAAAAAGGTGAAGTTGATGTCGCTCAATACTGTTGAAGAACTTGTAGCAGATATCCGTGCAGGAAAAATGGTTATCCTTATGGATGACGAAGACCGTGAGAATGAAGGTGATTTAGTCATTGCTGCGACCCACGTTCGCCCTGAAGACATTAACTTTATGATTACGCATGCGCGTGGTTTAGTTTGCCTGACACTCAGTAAAGATCGTTGTAAGCAACTTGATTTACCTTTGATGGTCGATGCTAACGGCGCGCAACACGGTACTAACTTTACCTTGTCAATTGAAGCAGCGAAAGGCATTACTACAGGTATTTCAGCAGCAGAACGTGCGCATACCATTCAAACCGCTGTTGCAGCACATGCAAAACCTGCTGACATCGTTCAACCAGGGCATATTTTCCCGTTGATGGCTCAACCAGGTGGTGTGCTTCATCGTGCTGGCCATACTGAAGCAGGCTGTGATTTGTCTCGTCTTGCAGGCTTAGAGCCAGCATCTGTGATTTGTGAAATCATTAAAGAAGACGGCACAATGGCGCGTCGTCCTGATCTTGAGATTTTTGCAGAAAAACATGGTTTAAAAATCGGTACAATTGCGGATCTGATTCATTACCGCATGACCAATGAACAAACGGTTGAACGTTTAGATCAACAAACTATAGATACCGAATACGGTACATTTGATTTATATCGTTACCGTGAAATTGGTAACCCAGATATTCATTTAGCTTTGGTGAAAGGCCAACCAAAAGACGGCGTGACCACTGTACGTGTACATGGCTTTAGCCCTGCTCGTGATTTACTAAAGATTAACAAACAAGATGGTGAGCCAGCTTGGAACTTAGATAAAGCGCTTAAAACCATTGCATCGAGTGATCGTGGTGTATTGGTTTGGATTGGTCAACGTCATTTATCTGACTTAGGTCCTGCTTTAGAAGCACTTTCTACACCAAAACCAACAAAATCGAATGCTGCGCTTTCACAGCAGTATCAAACCATTGGTGTGGGTGCACAAATTTTACGTGATTTAGGTGTTGAAAAAATGAAGCTTCTTAGCTCTCCATTACGTTTCAATGCATTATCTGGTTTTAATTTAGAAGTGGTGGAATACATCACTGCTGATCAAACTACAGTTGAA contains these protein-coding regions:
- a CDS encoding SCP-2 sterol transfer family protein: MKFPSIPVVKLPIVDASTDPLDLLVYGLALRMKQLARTSPKFIELIHDRQFRIQIGTDLGVARQIIVNHGEIDTVSGDAEKADFILQFADSEQGVKTLMKGDPTAFMTGMQNGTIKMEGDFSLLVWFNQVAKLIPPKIPKPVKDKIKVARQFLKEKTGR
- the aciT gene encoding ciprofloxacin tolerance protein AciT, which encodes MVSATLATIIGFSLIAAALATVFFSPYRHWLGFMFAGMIFWGVLEAMRFGIQNVLDMSLAYSYLTAISIAMMALTAVLLREDSRAQKALANRQYIEHTPVYEDE
- the serB gene encoding phosphoserine phosphatase SerB, coding for MREIILISFLGPDQPNQFTRLMQVLSVHSLQILDVGQAVIHNQLTLGIVVASEDQTATALAMKDILILAHDIGLTVRFKPISNNDYDQWVSEGGRTRYIVTALAPELTAAQLQAVTNIVSSQGFNIETVTRLSGRPHRDGNSEGPKRACVEFGLKGQMLDATAMRAACLRLSTELNVDVAVQEDNAYRRNRRLVCFDMDSTLIEQEVIDELAIEAGVGDQVAEITERAMQGELDFQQSFRARVALLKGLDASVLPKIAERLTITEGAERLISTLKSLGYRTAILSGGFQYFAEYLQEKLGIDEVHANILDVQNGIVTGEVKGHIVDGARKALLLRELAEKMGISLEQAIAVGDGANDLPMLSIAGLGVAFRAKPLVRQNANQAISSVGLDGVLYLLGVHDKDLNQA
- the ribBA gene encoding bifunctional 3,4-dihydroxy-2-butanone-4-phosphate synthase/GTP cyclohydrolase II, which encodes MSLNTVEELVADIRAGKMVILMDDEDRENEGDLVIAATHVRPEDINFMITHARGLVCLTLSKDRCKQLDLPLMVDANGAQHGTNFTLSIEAAKGITTGISAAERAHTIQTAVAAHAKPADIVQPGHIFPLMAQPGGVLHRAGHTEAGCDLSRLAGLEPASVICEIIKEDGTMARRPDLEIFAEKHGLKIGTIADLIHYRMTNEQTVERLDQQTIDTEYGTFDLYRYREIGNPDIHLALVKGQPKDGVTTVRVHGFSPARDLLKINKQDGEPAWNLDKALKTIASSDRGVLVWIGQRHLSDLGPALEALSTPKPTKSNAALSQQYQTIGVGAQILRDLGVEKMKLLSSPLRFNALSGFNLEVVEYITADQTTVE